One region of Oligoflexus sp. genomic DNA includes:
- a CDS encoding sensor histidine kinase: MKFLKRWIKTFLTNSTMSWPVFLLSLLLLIMGGGSAWYVNYLYQDLARVVDLNVASVRAAEELEIGLREIRSQLNEYIYGTADIETLEVRKLIESTDFWLAEVERLATTPHEQEIIVRLNAGYQHFSDNMNRLLDAAEDRDYRSQFRPLINEILTKEIIVPAHEYLEFNETTMLAVSQEHKVFSARIANGLVLISICGSIGGFGAGVLVARRMARSLVELNLPLTLAAGKLSEIVGPIRIATNVNMAELKNLLDVIAVEVERVVMRLHKAQEDMLRSEKMAAIGQLAAGTAHELRNPLMSIKLLVQSAILRDDPLKKDDLAMMEQELSRVERTVQNLLEFARLPQMSVEPINLAELIGQCLRLVQGRAQIQGVSIETRLESKQLPVLADPSQLTQVILNILMNSLDACHEGDVITIALKAEGNGPSPEHSCVRITVEDTGKGIAPELLPKVFDPFISDKSSGTGLGLSICKQIVEAHKGEIFASNRPPHGSMVGFTLPLGI; the protein is encoded by the coding sequence ATGAAGTTCCTGAAGCGCTGGATAAAGACCTTTCTGACCAATAGCACGATGTCATGGCCGGTGTTTCTCCTCAGTCTTTTACTTCTGATTATGGGTGGCGGTTCCGCGTGGTATGTTAATTATCTCTACCAGGATCTGGCCCGCGTGGTCGATCTGAATGTAGCGAGCGTTCGGGCAGCGGAAGAGCTGGAAATCGGCCTGCGGGAAATCCGATCGCAGCTGAATGAATATATCTACGGTACGGCCGATATCGAGACTTTGGAAGTTCGCAAACTCATTGAAAGCACCGATTTCTGGTTGGCGGAAGTCGAACGACTGGCGACCACGCCTCATGAGCAGGAAATCATCGTGCGGTTGAACGCTGGCTATCAGCATTTCTCCGACAACATGAATCGGCTTCTGGATGCCGCCGAGGATAGGGACTATCGAAGCCAATTCCGGCCCTTGATCAATGAAATCCTGACCAAGGAAATCATCGTTCCTGCGCATGAGTATCTTGAATTCAATGAAACCACCATGCTGGCCGTATCGCAGGAGCATAAGGTTTTTTCCGCGAGGATTGCCAATGGCCTTGTTCTGATCAGCATCTGTGGATCCATCGGTGGTTTCGGAGCCGGTGTCCTGGTCGCGCGGCGCATGGCGCGATCATTGGTGGAACTCAACCTGCCATTGACGCTCGCCGCCGGAAAGCTGAGTGAGATAGTCGGGCCCATTCGCATTGCGACGAACGTGAACATGGCGGAATTGAAAAACCTTCTGGACGTCATTGCGGTTGAAGTCGAACGTGTGGTGATGCGCTTGCATAAGGCCCAGGAGGATATGCTCCGATCGGAAAAAATGGCCGCCATCGGGCAGCTGGCAGCAGGCACGGCGCATGAGCTGCGCAATCCTCTGATGTCCATCAAGCTGCTTGTGCAATCGGCGATACTGCGTGATGATCCTTTGAAGAAGGATGACCTTGCGATGATGGAACAGGAATTGAGTCGCGTCGAGCGAACGGTCCAGAATCTGCTGGAGTTTGCCCGCCTACCGCAGATGAGCGTCGAGCCAATCAACCTCGCGGAACTGATTGGCCAATGCCTGCGGCTTGTACAAGGCCGCGCACAAATTCAAGGCGTTTCCATCGAAACGCGGTTGGAGAGTAAGCAGCTTCCGGTCCTGGCCGATCCGAGCCAGCTGACTCAAGTGATTTTGAATATCCTCATGAACTCGCTGGATGCCTGTCATGAAGGCGACGTGATCACGATTGCGCTGAAAGCCGAGGGGAATGGGCCTTCACCGGAGCATTCCTGTGTGAGGATCACCGTGGAAGACACCGGGAAAGGCATAGCCCCGGAGCTTTTGCCTAAAGTTTTTGATCCCTTCATCTCCGATAAGTCGTCGGGGACAGGTTTGGGCCTCTCCATCTGCAAGCAGATCGTCGAGGCCCATAAGGGAGAAATATTCGCCAGCAATCGTCCGCCGCATGGGTCGATGGTTGGCTTTACCCTGCCGCTTGGCATTTAA